Proteins co-encoded in one Thermochromatium tepidum ATCC 43061 genomic window:
- the cbiQ gene encoding cobalt ECF transporter T component CbiQ, whose translation MTATPIPDIKGSGWIVARDPRLRVIAVLAFALITVGLDHVISTSSALGLALGLALAAGLKARDLVRRLLALEGFMLIVLLTLPFTVPGQPWFDLGSLSASRAGRDLALMILFKANAVVLALITLVGTLDPVVLGQALGRLGVPDKLTHLLLMTARQIHLVHAEFVRLRQAMRARAFVPRTDWHTWRVYGWLMGMLLVRSLARAERVMDAMRCRGFHGRLYRLDTPRWRTGDTLGALGLALLLGALVWLDQS comes from the coding sequence GTGACCGCCACGCCCATCCCCGATATCAAGGGTTCCGGCTGGATCGTCGCGCGCGATCCACGTCTGCGTGTCATCGCCGTACTCGCCTTCGCATTGATCACGGTCGGACTCGATCATGTCATCAGCACGAGCTCGGCCCTAGGGCTAGCACTCGGTCTGGCACTCGCCGCCGGACTGAAGGCTCGCGACCTGGTCCGGCGTCTGCTGGCCCTGGAAGGCTTCATGCTCATCGTGCTGCTGACCCTACCCTTCACCGTACCGGGCCAACCCTGGTTCGACCTTGGATCATTGAGCGCGAGCAGGGCTGGGCGCGACCTGGCCCTGATGATCCTGTTCAAGGCCAATGCCGTGGTGCTTGCCCTCATCACCCTGGTCGGCACGCTCGACCCCGTGGTGCTCGGTCAGGCGCTAGGACGGCTCGGTGTACCGGATAAGCTGACCCATTTGCTGCTGATGACGGCCCGCCAGATCCATCTCGTTCATGCCGAATTCGTCCGATTGCGTCAGGCCATGCGGGCGCGCGCCTTTGTGCCGCGTACCGACTGGCACACCTGGCGCGTCTATGGCTGGCTGATGGGGATGTTGCTGGTACGCAGTCTGGCGCGCGCCGAGCGGGTGATGGACGCCATGCGCTGTCGTGGCTTCCACGGGCGGCTATACCGGCTCGACACGCCGCGCTGGCGCACAGGGGACACGCTCGGCGCACTTGGTCTGGCCCTGCTGCTCGGTGCACTGGTCTGGCTGGATCAGAGCTGA
- a CDS encoding carboxypeptidase-like regulatory domain-containing protein — translation MTKTPSIWLLLLALLSQPALAHKLKLFAQTEGDWIRGRVYFVGGAGASGARVEVQDSAGHVLAELTPMEDGGFAYRTLAPIEHRLVAETGDGHRAQWVIAAETLQGASSSPTTPPPAAPNPDAGSSPTRTQPPADITASRVPLDHDPALIGAIEQALARQTHPLAERLNALEERVRFQDVLGGIGYILGLTGLALWWRCRRAGERA, via the coding sequence ATGACTAAGACCCCTTCGATCTGGTTGCTGCTGCTGGCGCTGCTGAGCCAGCCTGCACTGGCCCACAAACTCAAGCTCTTTGCCCAAACCGAGGGCGATTGGATCCGCGGTCGCGTCTATTTCGTCGGCGGGGCCGGGGCGAGCGGTGCCAGAGTCGAGGTCCAGGACAGCGCAGGCCACGTGCTCGCCGAACTGACCCCGATGGAAGACGGGGGCTTCGCCTATCGTACGCTCGCGCCGATCGAGCATCGGCTCGTCGCCGAGACTGGCGATGGGCATCGCGCTCAGTGGGTCATCGCGGCTGAGACACTGCAAGGCGCGTCTTCGTCGCCCACCACACCGCCCCCCGCCGCTCCGAACCCCGACGCGGGGTCGTCACCGACTCGGACTCAGCCCCCGGCGGACATCACCGCATCCCGGGTCCCGCTCGATCACGACCCGGCGCTGATCGGCGCCATCGAGCAGGCACTCGCCCGTCAGACGCATCCGCTCGCCGAGCGCCTGAATGCACTCGAGGAGCGTGTCCGCTTCCAGGATGTCCTAGGCGGGATCGGCTACATCCTGGGCCTGACCGGACTGGCGCTTTGGTGGCGTTGTCGTCGTGCGGGCGAGCGTGCGTGA
- the cbiM gene encoding cobalt transporter CbiM has protein sequence MAHIPEGVLTPQVLIGGGVMTASLLTLALRRIDYDRLPHAAVLSAAFFVSSLISVPLGPTSVHLLLNGLMGLLLGWTAVPAILVALALQAAFFGFGGPLVLGVNTLNMALPALMCAWLLAPALGHAPPARRVWIGFGAGLLGVMLTGMLVAATLALSGEPFRPAAKILALTYPPLALVEGLITATIVGFLQRVAPEILSPGANLHD, from the coding sequence ATGGCCCATATCCCCGAGGGTGTGCTCACGCCCCAGGTCCTGATCGGCGGTGGGGTGATGACAGCCAGCCTCTTGACCCTGGCCTTACGCCGGATCGACTATGACCGTCTGCCCCATGCCGCCGTGCTCTCGGCGGCGTTCTTCGTCTCATCGCTCATCAGCGTCCCGCTGGGACCGACCAGTGTCCATCTACTGCTCAATGGACTCATGGGCCTACTGCTCGGCTGGACAGCGGTGCCGGCGATCCTGGTCGCGCTCGCCCTCCAGGCGGCCTTTTTCGGGTTCGGCGGCCCTCTGGTGCTGGGCGTCAATACCCTGAACATGGCCCTCCCGGCGCTCATGTGCGCCTGGCTGCTGGCCCCGGCGCTGGGGCACGCGCCTCCGGCGCGTCGGGTCTGGATCGGCTTCGGGGCCGGTCTCCTGGGGGTGATGCTGACAGGGATGCTGGTGGCCGCGACCCTGGCCTTGAGCGGCGAGCCCTTCCGCCCTGCGGCCAAGATCCTGGCGCTGACCTATCCACCCCTGGCCCTGGTCGAGGGACTAATCACGGCTACCATCGTCGGTTTTTTGCAGCGGGTCGCCCCCGAGATACTGTCGCCGGGAGCGAACCTGCATGACTAA
- a CDS encoding DUF4198 domain-containing protein: protein MRDLSPFRHFTWLGLFIALAAQAHFQELIPSTDVVTDPSSSEITLDLTFTHPMERGPAMAMGRPVQFGVLTPSGREDLLANLTARTQDGQPAYSARYRIQQPGDHVFFVEPAPYWEPAEGVMIVHYTKVVVDGFGGGGGWDAEVGLPVEITPLTRPYGLWTGNLFRGIVKRNGQPVPFAEVEVEWRNDGSLTPPADAFVTQVLKTDAQGVFAYAMPRAGWWGFAALPESERTLQNPEGQEVPVETGALIWVHTRDMK, encoded by the coding sequence ATGCGAGACCTCAGTCCGTTCCGCCATTTCACCTGGCTCGGCCTTTTCATCGCCCTGGCCGCCCAGGCCCATTTCCAGGAGCTCATCCCCTCTACGGATGTGGTGACAGATCCGTCTTCAAGCGAGATCACCCTGGATCTGACCTTCACCCACCCGATGGAGCGCGGTCCAGCCATGGCCATGGGCCGCCCAGTCCAGTTTGGCGTCCTGACACCCTCCGGGCGCGAGGATCTGCTCGCAAACCTGACAGCGCGCACCCAGGATGGCCAACCGGCCTATAGCGCCCGCTATCGGATCCAGCAACCCGGCGACCATGTCTTTTTCGTCGAACCGGCCCCCTATTGGGAGCCGGCCGAGGGCGTCATGATCGTGCATTACACCAAGGTCGTGGTCGATGGTTTTGGCGGTGGTGGGGGCTGGGACGCCGAGGTCGGCCTTCCGGTCGAGATCACACCCCTGACCCGGCCCTATGGTCTCTGGACCGGCAATCTGTTTCGCGGCATCGTCAAGCGCAATGGCCAACCCGTGCCCTTCGCCGAGGTCGAGGTCGAGTGGCGCAACGACGGCTCGCTGACCCCGCCGGCCGATGCCTTCGTCACCCAGGTCCTCAAGACCGATGCCCAGGGTGTCTTCGCCTATGCCATGCCGCGTGCGGGCTGGTGGGGTTTCGCGGCGCTGCCGGAAAGCGAGCGGACGCTCCAGAATCCGGAGGGCCAGGAGGTGCCGGTTGAGACCGGCGCGCTCATCTGGGTCCATACCCGTGACATGAAATAG
- a CDS encoding SPOR domain-containing protein: MDKTETTQPDSLRRTADTDGATRPAQASGSAERSTNAGEVLQRYLKAQATQISRIIASLNQYRQDLQKLELSLIARIGDVDDDRRRADTRLLRTLQTQRDELDNRLKRHGSLMAMLLLLFSLLVAGTLIFFLLKLNATQQAFETQLTDLKKTLERIDASSPNEPEPQTRLQLDRLSAALAEISKSIERLDEAPPLDLDLRLQPAPNHEPEPPSISLTERETERTPSPQSATELEPTTDTRAPEGTASGSEARDTPTDGADSSPKPEMESSASTPVHPVADSESSRASETTNAAGQAEAVRVKPSASLVTRPVQVGDRPFTVQLIGFHSLEALERFAADHVLPTIYYYRRETYQGRPWFVLIHSLHETREAAEAITTRLPPELANLNIWIRKLRPETELTEVRRSGN, translated from the coding sequence ATGGACAAGACAGAGACAACCCAGCCAGATTCATTGCGCCGGACCGCCGATACAGACGGCGCCACCCGTCCGGCTCAAGCGTCGGGCAGTGCCGAGCGATCCACGAATGCCGGGGAGGTGCTCCAGCGCTATCTCAAGGCCCAGGCCACCCAAATCTCCCGGATCATAGCCAGCCTCAACCAGTACCGTCAGGACCTCCAGAAGCTCGAGCTCTCGCTGATCGCGCGCATCGGCGATGTCGATGACGACCGGCGTCGCGCCGACACACGTCTGTTGCGCACGCTCCAGACCCAGCGCGACGAACTCGACAATCGACTGAAGCGTCATGGCTCACTCATGGCGATGCTGTTGTTGCTGTTCAGTTTGCTGGTGGCCGGGACGCTGATCTTCTTTCTCCTCAAGCTCAATGCCACCCAGCAGGCCTTCGAGACGCAGCTGACCGATCTGAAGAAAACCCTGGAACGAATTGACGCCTCGTCTCCTAACGAACCCGAGCCGCAGACACGCCTCCAACTCGATCGACTGTCCGCCGCCCTGGCCGAGATCTCTAAGTCCATCGAGCGATTGGACGAGGCGCCTCCGCTGGATCTGGACTTGCGTCTCCAGCCTGCCCCAAACCACGAACCTGAACCACCCAGCATCTCGCTGACCGAGCGAGAGACCGAGCGCACCCCGTCACCACAATCCGCAACCGAATTGGAACCGACCACAGACACGCGTGCGCCCGAGGGGACCGCGTCGGGCTCCGAGGCGCGAGACACCCCGACGGACGGTGCCGATTCATCCCCAAAACCAGAAATGGAGTCGAGTGCGTCTACCCCAGTTCACCCCGTTGCGGATTCTGAATCGTCCCGTGCGTCAGAGACCACGAACGCGGCAGGCCAGGCCGAGGCGGTCAGGGTCAAACCGAGCGCTTCGCTCGTGACCCGTCCGGTCCAGGTCGGAGATCGACCCTTTACGGTGCAGCTCATCGGCTTTCACAGCCTCGAAGCACTCGAACGCTTCGCCGCAGATCATGTGCTGCCAACGATCTATTACTATCGTCGGGAGACCTATCAAGGGCGCCCCTGGTTCGTCCTGATCCACAGTCTGCACGAGACCCGGGAGGCGGCCGAGGCCATCACCACCAGGCTACCGCCCGAACTGGCCAATCTGAACATCTGGATTCGCAAACTCAGGCCCGAAACAGAACTGACCGAGGTTCGGAGATCCGGAAACTGA